Proteins from a single region of Leptospira brenneri:
- the dnaG gene encoding DNA primase, with amino-acid sequence MNPYQSFKERVRREVSIDSYINRFVPLRRMGRNLVGICPFHNEKTPSFNVNAEGGFYHCFGCKASGDLFRFVMDYQKVDFLKSLEILSDYSGIPLVERTKEEEESERKKEALYQVSQKALEYFQRNLNTSAGEVALKYLESRGMYSEDLKVFKIGFGLPGFGNLRSELFKTEAEVKLGEQLGLLKRQDQNKDPYDFFRSRIMFPVIDTRGRVIAFSGRILGDSEEAKYINSPNSLIYDKSRTFYNLNLAQDSIRKTREAVIVEGVFDAIGLFRKGIEFVVAPLGTGFTEGHVRILKNMADKVYLMMDSDKAGTKGAFRAVNLLSKEGVVVKVCHIPEGKDPFDYSLHHNKQEIRDLLESAAPASQFMIREILGGAGPSSLAEEKQAGVKKLFEFLKPMEKETDKQVYLEEGARQLGLSFSSLFQDFRGKPGVTSTPSVVDTKKERTPAKPGKLSPVLVCERKMIAMLIQNLELFSFADDLLSLEFRDEVSAFLWDYLYTKYLQNENLTAAEILSREEIPSEYLGMIAEHFTADESTTPGLFKGMFLYHADLLDDARMEELVKEMAKPDLTIEEKNNLLSELSLLKSEKNKRSVYLRTIQTLEV; translated from the coding sequence GTGAATCCTTACCAAAGTTTTAAAGAAAGAGTTCGCAGAGAAGTCTCTATTGATTCATACATCAACAGATTCGTTCCCTTACGTCGTATGGGAAGAAACCTTGTTGGAATTTGTCCTTTCCATAATGAAAAAACTCCTTCCTTTAATGTAAACGCAGAAGGCGGATTTTATCACTGCTTTGGATGTAAGGCTTCTGGCGATTTGTTTCGTTTTGTGATGGACTACCAAAAGGTAGACTTTCTCAAATCTTTAGAAATTCTTTCCGATTATTCTGGCATTCCTTTGGTTGAAAGAACCAAAGAGGAAGAAGAATCCGAACGTAAAAAAGAAGCCCTTTATCAAGTTTCGCAAAAAGCCTTAGAATACTTTCAGAGGAATTTAAATACCAGTGCTGGTGAAGTGGCTCTCAAATATTTAGAATCACGCGGGATGTACTCGGAAGATTTAAAAGTTTTTAAAATTGGATTTGGGCTTCCTGGATTTGGTAATTTGCGATCAGAGCTTTTTAAAACAGAAGCAGAAGTGAAGTTAGGGGAGCAGCTCGGTCTACTCAAACGCCAAGACCAAAACAAAGATCCTTATGATTTTTTTCGTAGTCGGATTATGTTTCCCGTGATTGATACAAGAGGACGAGTTATTGCTTTTTCGGGAAGGATTCTCGGCGATTCAGAAGAAGCCAAATACATCAATAGTCCCAACTCTCTGATTTACGATAAAAGCCGGACTTTTTATAATTTGAACCTAGCCCAAGATAGCATCCGTAAAACCAGAGAAGCTGTCATCGTCGAAGGTGTGTTTGATGCCATTGGACTCTTTCGTAAAGGAATTGAGTTTGTGGTCGCACCGCTCGGAACGGGTTTTACCGAAGGCCATGTTCGTATTCTCAAAAATATGGCGGACAAAGTGTACTTAATGATGGATTCGGATAAAGCGGGAACCAAAGGTGCTTTTCGTGCTGTAAACCTACTTTCAAAAGAAGGTGTAGTGGTAAAAGTCTGCCATATCCCAGAAGGAAAAGATCCTTTCGATTATTCCCTCCATCATAACAAACAAGAAATTCGTGATTTATTAGAATCGGCAGCTCCTGCTTCGCAATTTATGATCAGGGAGATTCTCGGTGGTGCCGGTCCTTCCTCTTTGGCAGAAGAAAAACAAGCCGGAGTCAAAAAACTTTTTGAATTCCTAAAACCCATGGAAAAAGAAACGGACAAACAAGTCTATTTAGAAGAGGGGGCACGCCAACTCGGACTCTCTTTTTCTTCGCTTTTTCAGGATTTTCGTGGCAAGCCGGGTGTAACTTCGACCCCCTCTGTGGTCGATACTAAAAAAGAACGGACTCCTGCCAAACCTGGGAAACTTTCACCAGTTTTGGTTTGTGAACGGAAAATGATCGCAATGCTCATTCAGAATTTGGAACTTTTTAGTTTCGCGGATGATTTGTTATCACTGGAGTTTCGAGATGAAGTATCCGCTTTTCTTTGGGACTATTTATATACTAAGTATTTGCAGAATGAGAACCTAACAGCTGCAGAAATTCTTTCGAGGGAAGAGATTCCTTCGGAGTACCTGGGAATGATTGCCGAACATTTTACGGCCGATGAATCGACAACACCAGGGTTATTTAAGGGGATGTTTCTTTACCATGCGGATTTGTTGGATGACGCAAGGATGGAAGAACTTGTCAAAGAGATGGCCAAACCTGACTTAACGATTGAAGAAAAGAACAATCTTTTGTCAGAACTTTCACTTTTAAAAAGTGAAAAAAATAAGAGATCCGTGTATCTCCGAACGATCCAAACGTTAGAAGTATAA
- a CDS encoding GatB/YqeY domain-containing protein produces the protein MTLQETINTDLKTALKAKDEAVLGTLRLLKAEIQYELTKTGASELSDTAVMQILKSNFKRRKDTAVEYDKANRPDLSKKEIQEAEVISRYIPKEVSDEEISKAVTEAMGELNVSGAQDMGKVMGKVMAKFKGQNIDGSKVSSLVKQALSVR, from the coding sequence ATGACCCTGCAAGAGACGATCAATACCGATCTAAAGACGGCCTTAAAGGCTAAGGATGAAGCCGTCCTTGGCACTTTGCGTCTCTTAAAAGCAGAAATTCAATATGAATTAACTAAAACCGGTGCTTCCGAACTTTCTGACACTGCAGTCATGCAGATCCTAAAATCCAATTTCAAACGAAGAAAGGACACTGCTGTCGAATACGACAAAGCCAATCGTCCAGATCTTTCGAAAAAAGAAATTCAGGAAGCAGAAGTCATCTCACGTTATATTCCAAAAGAAGTCTCCGATGAAGAAATCTCTAAGGCTGTTACCGAAGCCATGGGAGAGTTAAATGTTAGCGGAGCCCAGGATATGGGAAAGGTGATGGGTAAAGTAATGGCAAAATTTAAAGGACAAAATATAGACGGCTCCAAGGTATCCTCCCTCGTTAAACAAGCACTTAGCGTCCGTTAA
- the rpsU gene encoding 30S ribosomal protein S21, giving the protein MTPQVGIYLKEGESIEAALRRFKRDCANAGIMSEIKRREYFEKPSVVKKKAVEAAKRKRDKKKRLFAKKDKL; this is encoded by the coding sequence ATGACCCCACAAGTAGGGATTTATTTAAAAGAAGGGGAATCTATCGAGGCGGCGCTTCGACGGTTCAAAAGAGATTGTGCGAATGCTGGAATCATGAGCGAAATCAAACGTAGAGAATACTTTGAAAAGCCTAGCGTTGTGAAAAAGAAAGCTGTTGAGGCTGCAAAACGCAAACGAGACAAAAAGAAAAGATTATTCGCTAAAAAAGATAAACTTTAA
- the fbp gene encoding class 1 fructose-bisphosphatase → MNATPKQKKLISLSQFILEEQLKIPHASGEFTALLSHLVYAAKIVGREVRKAGLLDDILGATEDTNVQGETQMKLDQYADNAFNQSLKICGHLCVLASEEHENIIPIPGGYNMGKYTMAIDPLDGSSNIDTNVSIGTIFSIHQRLEPNSKEPGEERDLLQKGHLQRCAGYIIYGSSTMLVLSTGKGVSGFTLDPSVGEFLLSHPHMQMPESGDIYSANEGNASYWSPEVQAYLQKIKSIEGGKKPKTARYIGSLVADFHRNLLKGGIFLYPNDTKSSKYPNGKLRLLYEAAPMAYIAEQAGGMAVTVKGERILDLSPKELHERTTLIIGSKKEVEEFLTFVPKG, encoded by the coding sequence GTGAACGCAACACCGAAACAAAAAAAACTCATCTCTCTATCGCAATTCATTCTAGAAGAGCAACTCAAAATCCCTCATGCCTCCGGAGAATTTACCGCCCTACTCAGCCACCTCGTTTACGCAGCCAAAATTGTAGGTCGAGAAGTCAGAAAGGCCGGACTCCTAGACGATATCCTTGGTGCTACCGAAGATACCAATGTCCAAGGCGAAACCCAAATGAAATTGGACCAATACGCAGACAATGCCTTCAACCAATCTCTTAAAATTTGTGGTCACCTTTGTGTCCTAGCCAGCGAAGAACATGAAAATATCATCCCAATCCCTGGTGGATACAATATGGGTAAGTACACGATGGCGATCGACCCTCTTGATGGATCCTCGAATATTGACACGAATGTATCCATCGGAACGATATTTTCTATCCACCAAAGATTAGAACCCAATTCGAAAGAACCTGGGGAAGAACGAGACCTCCTCCAAAAAGGCCATTTACAACGTTGTGCTGGTTATATCATTTATGGATCGTCTACCATGCTTGTCCTCTCCACTGGAAAGGGAGTTTCCGGTTTTACCTTAGATCCAAGTGTGGGGGAATTTTTACTCTCTCATCCCCATATGCAAATGCCAGAGTCTGGGGACATTTATTCTGCTAATGAGGGAAATGCCTCGTATTGGTCTCCAGAAGTCCAGGCCTACCTTCAAAAAATCAAGTCCATCGAAGGAGGAAAAAAACCGAAAACTGCTCGTTACATCGGTTCCCTCGTAGCGGATTTCCATAGAAACTTACTCAAAGGTGGGATTTTCCTATATCCTAACGATACAAAATCCTCTAAATACCCGAATGGAAAATTACGTTTATTGTATGAAGCCGCACCAATGGCCTATATAGCCGAACAGGCAGGTGGAATGGCAGTGACGGTAAAAGGTGAAAGGATTCTGGACCTCAGTCCGAAAGAGCTACATGAAAGAACAACGCTCATTATTGGAAGCAAGAAGGAAGTAGAAGAATTCCTTACATTTGTTCCTAAGGGATAA
- the pdhA gene encoding pyruvate dehydrogenase (acetyl-transferring) E1 component subunit alpha: MVSSIPKDSQSVSELKEFYRQMVLIRKFEEAAAKAYSVGKIGGFLHLYIGQEAVGVGSIAALTPKDYIVSTYRDHGHALARGLNPKPLMAELFGKGTGISKGNGGSMHFFDRNAHFMGGHGIVGGHISLAAGIAFASKFKKEDSVTICFFGEGAANIGSFHEGLNLAAIWKLPVVFICENNHYAMGTPEYRALAVKDVSVRAYAYDMARDHIEGDEVRKVRDHVQVAVERARRGEGPTLIEVSTYRFRGHSMSDPAKYRTKEELEAYKKKDPLMRARHELELGGIKTEELDKMDLEIQTQIEEAYEYAETSPEPPLSQLHKHVYAEDK; the protein is encoded by the coding sequence TTGGTTTCTTCTATCCCCAAAGACTCACAATCCGTGAGCGAATTAAAAGAGTTCTACAGACAAATGGTACTTATACGAAAGTTTGAGGAAGCCGCAGCCAAGGCCTATAGCGTGGGAAAGATTGGCGGTTTTTTACATTTGTACATTGGCCAAGAAGCAGTTGGAGTTGGTTCCATTGCGGCCCTAACTCCGAAAGACTATATTGTTTCTACTTATCGTGACCATGGCCATGCTTTGGCCAGAGGTTTGAATCCAAAACCTCTCATGGCAGAGTTATTTGGAAAAGGAACTGGAATTTCAAAAGGTAACGGCGGTTCGATGCATTTCTTTGACCGTAACGCTCACTTTATGGGTGGGCACGGGATTGTTGGTGGTCATATCTCTCTTGCTGCCGGCATTGCTTTTGCCTCCAAATTCAAAAAAGAAGATTCAGTTACCATTTGTTTTTTTGGAGAAGGTGCAGCCAATATTGGATCCTTCCATGAGGGCTTAAACCTTGCGGCCATTTGGAAACTCCCTGTTGTTTTTATTTGCGAGAATAACCATTATGCAATGGGAACACCAGAATACCGAGCTCTTGCAGTCAAAGATGTTTCGGTTCGGGCTTATGCATACGACATGGCTCGTGACCATATCGAAGGCGATGAAGTGAGAAAAGTAAGAGACCACGTGCAAGTAGCGGTGGAACGAGCGAGGCGCGGTGAAGGACCCACTCTCATTGAAGTTTCCACTTACCGTTTCCGCGGACACTCCATGTCCGATCCTGCAAAATATAGAACGAAGGAAGAATTGGAAGCTTATAAAAAGAAAGATCCTCTCATGCGAGCAAGACACGAACTAGAATTAGGTGGTATTAAAACAGAGGAATTGGACAAAATGGATTTAGAAATCCAAACTCAAATTGAAGAAGCCTACGAGTATGCTGAGACCTCACCGGAACCTCCCCTTTCTCAACTACACAAGCATGTGTATGCGGAGGATAAATAA
- a CDS encoding pyruvate dehydrogenase complex E1 component subunit beta, protein MAILTYREALNRAMVEEMEKDPSIYLMGEEVGHYQGAYKVSQGMLDKFGEERVIDTPISENGFAGIGVGSAMVGLRPIIEFMTWNFSLVAIDQIINSAAKMNYMSGGQFPMPIVFRGAGGAGGRLGAQHSQAFESWYAHCPGLKVVCPATPKDAYGLLKSSIRDNNPTIFIESEVLYGSKGEVPEQEYTIPLGLGEIKRKGTDITLITWSRALGFAEEAASILEKEGISVEIVDLRSLRPLDENLIYESVKKTNRAVVVEEGWPVAGFGAQIAYLIQKNAFAYLDHPVERVTQMDVPMSYAANLERMSLPNATRVADTIREMLQ, encoded by the coding sequence ATGGCCATCCTTACTTATAGAGAGGCGCTAAACAGAGCCATGGTGGAAGAGATGGAAAAAGATCCTTCCATCTATCTGATGGGAGAAGAAGTCGGTCATTACCAAGGAGCTTATAAAGTTTCGCAAGGAATGCTGGATAAGTTTGGTGAAGAACGAGTGATTGACACACCTATTTCCGAAAATGGATTTGCGGGGATTGGAGTGGGTTCTGCCATGGTGGGTCTACGTCCCATCATAGAATTTATGACTTGGAATTTTTCTCTTGTTGCCATTGACCAAATCATCAACTCCGCAGCGAAAATGAATTATATGAGTGGCGGGCAGTTCCCGATGCCGATTGTCTTTCGTGGTGCCGGTGGTGCGGGAGGGAGACTGGGCGCTCAACATTCCCAAGCTTTTGAATCCTGGTATGCCCATTGCCCTGGACTCAAAGTGGTTTGTCCTGCCACACCGAAAGATGCTTACGGGTTACTCAAATCATCCATCAGGGACAATAACCCCACAATCTTTATCGAATCAGAAGTGTTATACGGTTCCAAGGGAGAAGTTCCGGAACAGGAATACACAATCCCATTAGGTCTGGGAGAAATTAAACGGAAAGGTACTGACATTACCCTCATCACTTGGTCGAGGGCCCTCGGATTTGCGGAAGAAGCAGCTTCTATCTTAGAAAAAGAAGGAATCTCTGTGGAGATTGTGGACTTACGCAGTTTACGTCCGTTAGATGAAAATCTGATCTACGAATCGGTAAAAAAAACAAACCGTGCCGTGGTTGTAGAAGAAGGATGGCCAGTCGCTGGATTTGGAGCACAGATTGCTTACCTTATCCAAAAGAATGCTTTTGCTTATTTGGACCATCCAGTAGAACGAGTCACACAAATGGACGTACCGATGTCTTACGCTGCCAACTTAGAAAGAATGAGTTTGCCCAATGCAACAAGAGTTGCCGATACCATCCGCGAGATGTTACAGTAG
- a CDS encoding pyruvate dehydrogenase complex dihydrolipoamide acetyltransferase → MAKIQEMTQLSPTMEEGTIVKWLKKEGDSVSPGDIIAEVETDKAVMEMEAFESGVILKILHTEGAKLKVGVALAVIGKPGEDIASLLAGIPPKAAPTQSLTTEVTSPKEIVNQEPKQDPTITKPVNETSTASIQPQTQITRENGAGAGISSNRGSLRVLASPLAKSIAIEHGIDLHTVIGTGPEGRITKNDVLDTLNKGTNPRVSGTSAPLPDEVVPLNGMRKTIAKRLTESKQNLPHFYLNVDVNAKGLETFRSGLLEFQKHLGPEDQVKVSLNDIIVKATATALKFHPKVNASFQGDSILQFGRVDIGIAVSLDGGLLTPVIRNADKKSVLEISKEVKELAKRARERKLKPEEFSDGTFTISNLGMYGISRFTAIINEPESGILAVGSVEEKPVVENGSVVAGRVLSLTLSCDHRVIDGAVGAEFLRTLKSLLEEPSLMAGLA, encoded by the coding sequence ATGGCAAAAATCCAAGAAATGACCCAACTTTCGCCCACGATGGAGGAAGGAACCATTGTGAAATGGTTAAAAAAAGAAGGAGATTCTGTGTCTCCCGGTGACATCATCGCAGAAGTAGAAACAGACAAAGCAGTGATGGAAATGGAAGCCTTTGAATCCGGTGTGATTTTAAAAATCTTACATACGGAAGGTGCCAAGTTAAAAGTCGGAGTAGCACTGGCTGTGATTGGAAAACCAGGAGAAGACATCGCATCCCTGTTAGCTGGAATTCCACCAAAAGCAGCACCAACACAAAGTCTGACTACCGAAGTAACCTCTCCTAAGGAAATCGTAAATCAAGAGCCAAAGCAAGACCCGACCATAACGAAACCAGTGAACGAAACCTCCACTGCATCCATACAACCTCAAACGCAAATCACGAGAGAAAATGGAGCTGGTGCAGGAATTTCTTCCAACCGAGGAAGTTTACGTGTTCTTGCTTCTCCACTGGCGAAGTCCATCGCCATCGAACACGGAATCGATTTACATACCGTCATTGGCACGGGCCCCGAAGGGAGAATCACCAAAAACGATGTACTGGATACATTAAACAAAGGAACAAACCCTCGAGTGTCCGGAACATCAGCCCCCCTTCCCGATGAAGTAGTTCCCTTAAATGGAATGCGTAAAACCATTGCCAAACGACTCACGGAATCAAAACAAAATCTCCCCCACTTTTATTTGAATGTGGATGTGAACGCGAAAGGTTTGGAAACCTTTCGTTCAGGACTTTTGGAATTCCAAAAACATTTAGGCCCAGAAGACCAAGTAAAGGTCAGCTTAAATGATATCATCGTGAAAGCAACAGCAACAGCCCTTAAATTCCATCCCAAGGTAAACGCTAGTTTTCAAGGAGATTCCATTTTACAATTCGGTCGAGTGGACATCGGAATTGCGGTCTCTTTGGATGGAGGTCTCTTAACGCCTGTCATACGAAATGCAGATAAAAAATCAGTTTTGGAAATCTCCAAAGAAGTAAAGGAACTCGCCAAACGAGCTCGCGAACGGAAACTAAAACCCGAAGAGTTTTCCGATGGAACCTTTACCATTTCCAATTTGGGGATGTATGGAATCAGTCGGTTTACGGCCATCATCAACGAACCAGAAAGTGGAATCCTGGCAGTGGGTTCTGTGGAAGAAAAACCTGTTGTGGAAAATGGTTCTGTGGTAGCAGGAAGAGTTCTGTCTCTGACCCTTTCCTGCGACCATCGAGTGATCGATGGTGCTGTCGGGGCCGAATTCCTAAGAACCTTAAAAAGCCTTTTAGAAGAGCCTAGCCTGATGGCAGGTCTTGCTTGA